The DNA region TACAGTCTTGCCACAACAAGCAGATCGGGGGAGTCATGAAACGCAAGCTGGTTCCGGACGTGGTGAGGTCGCAGGAACTGATCCTGGTGCCGGAGGACACCTCCGTCGCCACCGTGTCGAAGATGATGGCCGAGAAGAACATCGGGGCGGTGCTGGTGGTGAACCACGGCGCCCTGATCGGCATCGTCACCGAACGCGACCTGAACAACAAGGTGCTGTCGAAGGATATCGACCCGTCGTCGGTCGAGGTCGGTGCGGTGATGACCCGCAACCCCGACAGCCTGCCGCCCGATGCCGACGCGGTCGACGCGCTGAAGCTGATGCATGATAAGCATTACCGCCACCTGCCCGTCACCCAGGGCAAGCGCGCGGTCGGCATCGTGTCGATCCGCGACCTGTTCAAGGTCGCCTACGAACACATGATGACCGAACGCGCCGGGGCGTGAGCGGAAAGGGGGGCGCCGCGTGTCGGCGCTGCGCCCCCCTCCTGTTCGGAGCCGCCTTCCTCAGTGTCCGACGGTCTGCTTGCGCCTTGCCATCAGGTTCAGCGCCTCGACCAGGGCGGAGAAGGCGATGGCGAAGTACAGGTAGCCCTTGGGAATGTGGAAGCCCAGGCCGTCCGCGACCAGTGCCACGCCGACCAGCAGCAGGAAGGACAGCGCCAGCATCTTCACCGTGGTGTGACGGTTGACGAAGTCGCCGACCGGGCCGGAGGCGAACAGCATCACCGCCATGGCGATGACTACGGCGGCGATCATCACCGGCAGGTGGTCGGACATGCCGACGGCGGTGATGACGCTGTCGAGCGAGAAGACGATGTCCAGAAACATGATTTGGACGACGACCGAGGTGAAGGTGG from Azospirillum thiophilum includes:
- a CDS encoding CBS domain-containing protein; protein product: MKRKLVPDVVRSQELILVPEDTSVATVSKMMAEKNIGAVLVVNHGALIGIVTERDLNNKVLSKDIDPSSVEVGAVMTRNPDSLPPDADAVDALKLMHDKHYRHLPVTQGKRAVGIVSIRDLFKVAYEHMMTERAGA